TTGTCGGTGAACGTCGCCAACAACACGTCGTCGGGCTCGACGCCGTCTTGGTCGACGATTCGGGCGTAGCGACGCGTGACGGTGAACGTCTTGCCCGTACCGGCGCCGGCGTCGACGCGATACAGACCGTCGATGTGGTCGATGAGATACTGCTGTTCGGGGTTCGGAGATGGCTCAGTCATGGTGGCCCTCCAGGAGGAGGTCGCGGTGGTCGACGCGGCGATAGCTCGGTTCACCTGCTGGTCCCTCGATGGGGAAGCGCTCCTCGCCCCTCCGGCGAGCGTTCAGCACGTCGAGTTGGGTCTCGACGAACGATTCGAACGCGTCGACGTCGCCCGCGAAAAAGTTCCGTCGGTGGATGCGGTCGAGCTGTCGGAGCAGTTGCTTACAGCCGTTCCTGACGTACTTGAAGTCGCCGACGGCATCCTCCATGATACTCGTGAGTTCGTCCGCGAACTCGCTCTCCAAGAGTTCGTTCTTGTCTCGGGTATTCGGGAAGTCCGTGGTGTCGAAGGCTTCGAAGTAGTCGTCGTAACTCGCTTTCGAGAGCGTCTTCCTGCCATCACCGCCCGCCTCGTCGGAGAGCCGGGCGTAGGCTTCCTGGGACTGTGCGAAGACCGGGAAGGAGTACGGGTAGTACGTGACCGTGGTGAGACACTCCTCGAGGTCGGACTCACCGGTGATGGCGTCGTCGAGGGTGGCGAGGAACTGGAACAGCGTGAAGTCGAGGCGTTCGCCGGGGTTCTCCGAGCGCCAGTGTGTGAGGTAGAGCAGCGCCTGGAAGTTCGGCGTGTCACTCAGGTCGTCGACGCTCGCGTTCCGCACGACCTTCGCGGGTCGGTTCCGCGAGCTTCGGCTCTTGTGGTCGACCAGCTCGTGTGGACCGGCGACGAGGTCGATCTTCCCCTCGATGTGGAGGTCGTGGTTCTCGAACCAGCGCTCCGTCGTCGGCGCGTCCGCGGGTCGACCGTACCGTTCCGCGAACGTGTTCTCACCCCAGTTGGACGTCGGTGAGAGGAACGTATCCGTCTCTGGCATCGTCTCGTCGAGGTACTCGACGACAGTCTCGACGCCGACGCGATACCGCGTGCGCCGTGTCGCCTCGTCGATTGAACTGGCGAGCGCGCCAGTTTCTTCGACCATGTGGTCGACGACGTCCGCGACGGTGTCGTCGTCCACGAACTCGGGGTGATTGACGTAGAACTCGGCGAAGTCGTGGAACAGCGTCCCCTCGCGGAATCGCTCTTGGTCGGGCGAGTCGAGGAGGCGGTCGAAGTAGTAGTCGCGAGGACTGTTGACGTAGGTGTTCAGACTGGACTGACTGACCGTCGCGATTTCTTCGGTGTTCTGGGAGCGACCGTCGGTCTCGAAGCCGGCCTTCTCGCTGGACGTTTGCCGGGTGTGCCGTTCGGAGTCGAGGTCACTGAATTGGTCGAAGTCCTCGTCGAGGAGTTCCTCGAAGTAGAGACACGGCGTGACCGGCGTCCCGCCCTCGGTGTCGGTCACGAGGTAGTGCCGGCTGGCGCCGCTCTGGAGGAGCAACTGGAAGTCGTCGATGGTTCGCGTGTACTGTGCGGTCTCGTCGACCCACGGGCGTTGTGGCGGGGTCTGGGTCCAGCTGTCGTCGAGTCCGAGGTGAAAAACGAGCGGGCGGTCGACGTACGCGGCGGCGGTCGCATCCGCGAGGAGGACGCCGTCGTTGTCCCGGTCGACTGGGACCTCGTACGCGTCGAGGTAGAAGGTGAGGTTATCGACGCTCCGTTCGGTGACTGGTTCGTCGTGGATACCGAGTTCTTCCAGTTCCTCCCGGAACGCGGTCAGTTCTTGGTCGGCTTCACGCTCGTAGACAGACAGTGCGTCGCCGAACGTTCCCTCGACGACCGTGTCAGCGAGGTCCCTGAGCCACGCGACAGCGTCTTCGGAGGTATCGCGGAAGCGTTTCTGGTCGTGTTCGACGCTCGGCGCGCGGTCGAAACGCGTGAGTAGCGGTCGAATGTCGCGAACGCGAGTGTCGGTGCCAGCGTGCGCGGTGCGGAGGAGTTGGATGAACGCGCGGTGGTCGGGGTCGTCAGTGAACCCGGGACCGCCGTAGAAGGGGATGTCGGCGGCTTCGAGTGCTGATTCGACGAGCGTGGAGTACTGGCTCTGCGCGTCCAGGACGACCGCGACCTCGTCTGCAGTAGTGGCGTCGATGTTGTCGACGACTGTGTCGACGATGTCGGTGGGAGAGTTGAAGATCTGGAACGGGGGATAGTCGAAGGTGTCGTCGACGAATGGGCTGTACGTGTCGTAGTCGTCGGGGAGAATCGAGCGTTCGAGGGCGGTGAGTTGGTCGATACCGACGACCGCGACCTCCTGACTGTCGTCGATTCGATAGTCGGTGAGTGCGCTTGAGGTAGTGTCGAGGTCCCGGATGTAGTCGACTGCTTCCCGCGTGGTGGCGTCCGCGTACGCTGGGTAGTCGAGGATACTCTCGATGCTGGCCTGGTGTTCCCAGCACTGGAGGATGTTCCCGATGGCGTACGCGCTGGCTTTCCAGCCGAGGTCGGTGTGCTCGACGAGTTCGAGGAAGGCGAGGCGGTCCTCGGCGGTCTCTTTTCGGCCGGCTGCGATGCGGCGTGGTGTAGTGGCGAAGGTTCCGAGGTGGGGGTGTTCGAGCCGACGGTTCAGGGCGCTCGCGAGTGGCGCGTCAGGGACGACGACGAGGTCGTAGTCGGCGACGTCGTCGTAGAGGTCGTCGATAGGTTTAGCGCGCTGAAATGACACGCCGGAGTCATCGACAGTCGAGAGTAAAAACACGTGGGTCGCGGGAAACGACGGGCAGCCGAGAGCCCACAAACGGTATCGGAAACACCGCGAGAAGTTGCAGTTCGAGGGGGAAGAAAGGTGTTCGCGGTGTTACGGATTCGAGAGGGAATCGCCCGGTTCGCGCTGGCGAGCACGATGGGCGGGCGAACGTACACACGACCTCGCGCGTCTCGCGTGCGTATCTCGGAACCGAATTCTCAGCGCGCAAAACCCCGGGGGTTCGCGAGCGTCAGGACTGGCTGGTGGCGTAGACTTGCACCCAGCCGTCGCTACTCACTGTCACGCGAAACTCCTCGTAGGTGAACTCGACGCTGCCCATCGCTTTCTCGGCCTGTTCGTGACTGTGCGATTTGAACAGGGCTTGCTCGATGCCCGCCACGTCGACCACCTCGTACAGTGGTGGGTGCTTGAGTTCCGTCGGGTCGATGTCGCGTGCCTCCGCGAGCGCGTACACGAGCGTAGTCGTCAAATCGCTGTCCTCAACCGGATTGTAATGGCGTTGTGCAACCTGCATCTGTGGAGTGATCGCCGACTCTTGGACGTTGTCGTCGCTGGCGCCGCCGTTGCTCTGTTCGTGTTCGGTCATTCCATGTCTCTCCGCGCGTGGTCTTCCTGGTAGGCGTCGAGGCTGGCGCCGATGCCTTCGAGCGCGGCTAAGACCTGCTCGGCGTTCGGACCGGCGACAATCGTTTCGGTATCCGCGTCGAACTCGATGATGTCGTCCGCGACGAGTTTCGGGATGTGGGCGTGGAACAGCGAGACGTAGACGCGGCTACGCTGGTCGTCGCTTACCTTGCTCTCGGAAATGTCGTGCTCCCACGCGGCCAGTTTCGTCGCCAGTTCGGTGAGCGTCCACTCGGTGGCTTCGAGCAGCGTGTAACAGAGGTACCGGCGTCGGGGGTGGCCAACGCCTCGAACACGTAATCGGTTTCCAGGAGACCGGTCGAGAAGGTTGGACCGGCGCCACTGTGTGTGGACTCAGGGTTCGCCTGCCGGTCGCCGTCGCCAGAATCCTCGGTCATGCCAATGACTGTCACCGCCGCCGGATAAGTGTTAGCTTCACTGTAGGACGGTGGTGGTGATTCCGTGTCAACGTGGTACCTACGAGACCGGATGAGTGGCTATTTGAGGGGAATCTGGTCGCCGAACCTCGGCGTGATTGTGGTACTGAACCGGGGACGTTCGTGTGCTGACTGAGCGCGGTGCGTTTTGAATTAGTGGCCTTATCACACCCCGAAGGGAGAACCGAACGGCCCCTCCGGTTCTCCCTCTGAGTGCGACGAGGGGCGCAACGACCGAACGGGAGGCCGCGACCCTCGTCGCGGGCTCGTACCCGTACCCCGTCGAGACAGCCGATTGCCTAATTCATCGACTGAGCGAACGAAGTGAGCGAAAGGAAGTGGACTCGTCGGGATTTGAACCCGAGGCCTTCCCCGTGCCAGGGGGATGATCTACCACTGATCTACGAGCCCTCGAACGCATCCATTCGTTGCCCGGGGTCGTTGATAAACCCCGCGATTCGCGGGCAGTCGATATGCAAACGTTTTAGCCGGCGACGCGCCTTCGCGTTCGTAGGGAGCCACACGGCCGTAGATCTGACTCGTCGCGCTTTCGGCGGCTCGCGCCGCGTTTCTCGCGCGACTCGGGACTGCGGTAGTGTCGCGACGCAGCTGCGTCGCTAGCGTTTCGTGTTGTTCCAATCCGAACAATGGCACGAATGCACACGCGCCGTCGCGGTTCGAGCGGTTCGGACCGCCCGACGGCAGACGAACCGCCGGAGTGGAGCGACGTAGACGAAGACGCAGTCGAGGACCGCGTCGTGGAGCTCGCCGAGCAGGGGCACGACCCCTCGCAGATCGGCTTGAAGCTTCGCGACGAGGGCGTGCAGGGCACGCCGATTCCGGACGTCAAGCTGGCGACCGGGAAGAAGGTCACCGAGATTCTGGAGGAGAACGACGCCGCCTCGGACCTCCCGGAGGACTTCCGTAACCTCCTGGAGAAGGCCGTCCGCCTGCAGGAGCACGTCGACGAGAACGGGCAGGACCACCAGAACAAGCGCGCGCTGCAGAACGTCCAGTCGAAGATTCGCCGCCTCGCGGACTACTACCGCGGCGACGAACTCGACGCGGACTTCACGTACTCGTACGAGCGCGCGGTCGAGCTGCTCGAATAGATGGCGACGACGGGTCGCAGCGCTGCATCGACTGAGCCGGACGCCGTTTCGGCGCTGGTGGACGCGGAGTTCGTCCGCGTGACCGCCGCGCCGACCGGCGGGAGCGTCGCGGCCGCCGCGCTGGTGGCCGGGGCGTGCGGACAGCGCGACGTGCCGTACCAGGTGCGCGTCGCGCGGTCCGCGCCGGCGCCGGATGCAGTGGACGCGACCCACGTCGCCGTCGGGTTCGACGCGCCGGCCGCGGACGCGGTGTTCGCGGGCGACGCGCCGAACGAGGCGTTCGAGGTTGCGACGGAGGCAGGAAGCGACCCGAGTGCGGTGTTGGCGTTCGCCGGCGCGCTCGCCGACGGCGGCGAGCCGTCGAGTGCGGTGCGTTCGGCCGCCGACCTGTCGCGGCGTCCGGGGGCCGGGATTCCGACCGCGGACCTCGCGGCGGGGCTGGCGCACTCCACGCTCGTCCACGCGTCGTTCTCCGGGGACGAACAGGCGGCGGGCGCGACGCTCTCCGAACTGGCGTTGCCGCCGGAACTCGACGAGAGCGCGCGCCGCCGACTTGCGTCCGCCGTGGCGCTGGACGCCACCGGGGACGCGACGGAGCGCGCGGCCGACGCCGTGAGCGACGTGCTGCGCCCGCACGAGACCCCGGACGGTCCGTTCGAGACCGTCGAGGGGTACGCGGACGTGCTCGGCGCGCTGGCGTTCGACGCCCCCGGACTCGGGGTCGCGCTCGCGCTCGGTGCCGCCGACGCGCCCGCCGCGCTGGACGCGTGGAAAGTCCACGCCAGCGAGGCACACCGCGTCGTCCGCGCGGCCGACCCGGCGCGCCACAGCGGCGTCGTCGCGGTCGACGCGGACGCCGCACAGCCGACCGTCGCGCGACTCGTCAGAGACTACCGTTCGGTCGAGCCGGCCGTCCTCGCAGTCGGCGAGGACGCGGCAGCGCTCGCGACCACGGACGCGGACGCACGCGACGTGCTTCCGGGTGGCGTGGGCACCGAGACGCTCGCCGTCGCCGACGCGACCAACGACCTACTGGAGACAGTGCGGGGTGAACTGTGACCCGCACCGCCACCGTCCGTACCGAGGTCGCGGACCCCGAGTTGGTCGCGGCCTGCGTCCGCCCGGACAACACCGACGAGATGCAGACCGGCGTGGAGGACGGTGCCGTCGTGACGCGCATCGAGCGCGACGACACCGGCGGCCTCCAGTCCACGCTCGACGACTACGTCGTCAACCTCACCGTCGCTTCGGAAGTCGCACAGCACGCACACCGACACACCACACACCAATCATGAGCGAACGTTCCGTATCCAAGCAGAACCAGGAGAAGCGGTGGTACACCGTCCTCGCGCCGGAGGAGTTCGACCGGCAAGAGCTCGGTGAGACCCTCGCTGAAGAACCCGAACAGGTCTACGACCGAACCATCCAGACGACGCTCTCGGAACTCACCGACGGCGGCGAGAACAACATCAAGCTCACGTTCCAGATTACGGACGTGGGCAGCGACACCGCGTCGACCGAGTTCGTGAAGTCCGAGCTGACGCGTGACTACAAGCGCAGTCTCGTGCGCCGCGGCTCTTCGAAGATCGAGTGCGCAATCACGGTGCTGACGACGGACGACTACCGCGTCCAGATTCAGCCCGTCGCGTACACGACCAAGCAGGCCGACCAGAGCCAGCAGAAGGCCATCCGCCGCACGATGATCGACCTCGTCGAGGAAGCCGGCGAGGAGCGCACGTTCGAGTCGCTCGTCGACTCCGCGCTCGAGGGCCGTCTGTCCTCGGCGATTTACGGCGAAGCGAACACCATCTACCCGCTGCGCCGCGTCGAGGTCCAGAAGACGACGCTCGTCGCGCACCCCGAGGAGGTCCACGAGGAAGAGGAGACCTCCGTGGACGTCGAGGAAGAGGACGAGGCGTAACGACGCCACTCGATTCCGGACTTTCTATTCGCGCTCACCGGCCAGCGGTGGCACCGTCCCGAGCGGCGAGTCGGTGACGGCGACGCGGCTCACTCGGTGACGAGGACGCGACCGCGCATCCCCGCGCTCTCGTGGGGGATACAGAAGTAGTAGTAGTCGCCGGGCACCTCGAAGGTGTGTTCGTAGGTCTCGCCGGGGGCGACGATGCCGCCGCCGCCGAGGCTGTTCTCCCAGGCGTTCCGCGCGCTCTGTTCGTCCTCGAAGCCGCCGGAGGCGAAGTAGTCGGCGCCGTCGGGGATGCCGGAGTCGTATCCGGTGACCGTGTGGTTCCGAGACCCGGAGTTCGCCCAGACGACGGTGTCGCCGACCGACGCCTCGAACGTCGGCTGGCTCGTGTCGTCGACGGCGGGCTTGGGGACGAACGCGTTGGACTGCATGCCGA
The nucleotide sequence above comes from Halobacterium litoreum. Encoded proteins:
- a CDS encoding KEOPS complex subunit Pcc1 produces the protein MTRTATVRTEVADPELVAACVRPDNTDEMQTGVEDGAVVTRIERDDTGGLQSTLDDYVVNLTVASEVAQHAHRHTTHQS
- a CDS encoding 30S ribosomal protein S15, with product MARMHTRRRGSSGSDRPTADEPPEWSDVDEDAVEDRVVELAEQGHDPSQIGLKLRDEGVQGTPIPDVKLATGKKVTEILEENDAASDLPEDFRNLLEKAVRLQEHVDENGQDHQNKRALQNVQSKIRRLADYYRGDELDADFTYSYERAVELLE
- a CDS encoding PD-(D/E)XK nuclease family protein, with translation MSFQRAKPIDDLYDDVADYDLVVVPDAPLASALNRRLEHPHLGTFATTPRRIAAGRKETAEDRLAFLELVEHTDLGWKASAYAIGNILQCWEHQASIESILDYPAYADATTREAVDYIRDLDTTSSALTDYRIDDSQEVAVVGIDQLTALERSILPDDYDTYSPFVDDTFDYPPFQIFNSPTDIVDTVVDNIDATTADEVAVVLDAQSQYSTLVESALEAADIPFYGGPGFTDDPDHRAFIQLLRTAHAGTDTRVRDIRPLLTRFDRAPSVEHDQKRFRDTSEDAVAWLRDLADTVVEGTFGDALSVYEREADQELTAFREELEELGIHDEPVTERSVDNLTFYLDAYEVPVDRDNDGVLLADATAAAYVDRPLVFHLGLDDSWTQTPPQRPWVDETAQYTRTIDDFQLLLQSGASRHYLVTDTEGGTPVTPCLYFEELLDEDFDQFSDLDSERHTRQTSSEKAGFETDGRSQNTEEIATVSQSSLNTYVNSPRDYYFDRLLDSPDQERFREGTLFHDFAEFYVNHPEFVDDDTVADVVDHMVEETGALASSIDEATRRTRYRVGVETVVEYLDETMPETDTFLSPTSNWGENTFAERYGRPADAPTTERWFENHDLHIEGKIDLVAGPHELVDHKSRSSRNRPAKVVRNASVDDLSDTPNFQALLYLTHWRSENPGERLDFTLFQFLATLDDAITGESDLEECLTTVTYYPYSFPVFAQSQEAYARLSDEAGGDGRKTLSKASYDDYFEAFDTTDFPNTRDKNELLESEFADELTSIMEDAVGDFKYVRNGCKQLLRQLDRIHRRNFFAGDVDAFESFVETQLDVLNARRRGEERFPIEGPAGEPSYRRVDHRDLLLEGHHD
- a CDS encoding plastocyanin/azurin family copper-binding protein, whose protein sequence is MQRRAFLASGAALATTALAGCLGPSLASSEYDIGMQSNAFVPKPAVDDTSQPTFEASVGDTVVWANSGSRNHTVTGYDSGIPDGADYFASGGFEDEQSARNAWENSLGGGGIVAPGETYEHTFEVPGDYYYFCIPHESAGMRGRVLVTE
- a CDS encoding HalOD1 output domain-containing protein, with amino-acid sequence MTEHEQSNGGASDDNVQESAITPQMQVAQRHYNPVEDSDLTTTLVYALAEARDIDPTELKHPPLYEVVDVAGIEQALFKSHSHEQAEKAMGSVEFTYEEFRVTVSSDGWVQVYATSQS
- a CDS encoding 30S ribosomal protein S3ae — encoded protein: MSERSVSKQNQEKRWYTVLAPEEFDRQELGETLAEEPEQVYDRTIQTTLSELTDGGENNIKLTFQITDVGSDTASTEFVKSELTRDYKRSLVRRGSSKIECAITVLTTDDYRVQIQPVAYTTKQADQSQQKAIRRTMIDLVEEAGEERTFESLVDSALEGRLSSAIYGEANTIYPLRRVEVQKTTLVAHPEEVHEEEETSVDVEEEDEA